A DNA window from Citrobacter tructae contains the following coding sequences:
- the yghX gene encoding YghX family hydrolase, protein MPRLTAKDFPQELLDYYDYYAHGKISKREFLNLAGKYAVGSMTALVLFNLLKPNYALATQVEFTDPDILAEYITYPSPDGHGDVRGYLVKPVKVTGKIPAVVVVHENRGLNPYIEDVARRVAKAGYLALAPDGLSSVGGYPGNDDKGRELQQQIDPIKLMNDFFAAIDYMQRYPDATGKVGITGFCYGGGVSNAAAVAYPELACAVPFYGRQVPASDVPKINAPLLLHYAALDTRINEGWPAYETALKANKKVFEAYIYPGVNHGFHNDSTPRYDKAAADLAWERTISWFDKYLR, encoded by the coding sequence ATGCCGCGTTTAACTGCAAAAGACTTTCCGCAAGAGTTGCTCGATTACTACGACTATTACGCGCATGGCAAAATATCGAAACGAGAATTTCTCAACCTGGCGGGCAAATATGCCGTTGGCAGCATGACGGCGCTGGTGTTATTTAATCTGTTAAAGCCGAACTATGCTCTGGCAACGCAGGTGGAATTTACCGATCCCGACATTCTGGCGGAGTACATAACCTACCCATCACCTGACGGCCATGGTGATGTGCGCGGTTATCTGGTAAAGCCGGTAAAGGTGACGGGGAAAATTCCTGCTGTGGTTGTTGTGCACGAGAATCGTGGGTTGAATCCCTACATTGAGGATGTCGCGCGGCGGGTGGCAAAGGCGGGATATCTGGCGCTCGCGCCGGATGGGTTAAGTTCGGTAGGCGGCTATCCGGGTAATGATGATAAAGGCCGGGAGCTGCAGCAGCAGATAGATCCCATCAAGTTAATGAACGATTTTTTTGCCGCGATTGACTATATGCAGCGTTATCCCGATGCGACAGGAAAGGTCGGTATTACCGGGTTTTGCTACGGTGGTGGTGTCTCGAATGCAGCAGCCGTTGCTTATCCTGAACTGGCCTGTGCGGTGCCTTTTTATGGACGCCAGGTTCCCGCGTCAGATGTCCCTAAAATAAATGCGCCTTTGTTATTGCATTATGCTGCACTGGATACGCGCATTAATGAAGGCTGGCCGGCGTATGAAACCGCTCTCAAGGCCAATAAGAAAGTGTTTGAGGCGTATATCTATCCCGGCGTTAATCATGGTTTTCACAATGATTCGACTCCTCGTTATGATAAAGCTGCCGCTGATTTAGCCTGGGAGCGCACTATCTCATGGTTTGATAAATATTTACGTTAG
- a CDS encoding methyl-accepting chemotaxis protein: MRLLKNFTIRIVMLAILGLFCLLWSGVGLFSLHSLSKISEGNDIDRHLVQQMTVLSQGNDQYFRFVTRLSRAVDVKIGGGTPDFGPAQQSLEGMSKKLQQMKTLSPGPMDPEIAAAVLTKWQALLDKGVIPQMQLAQQGSLTAWSEHASTVTPALSREFGASAERFNTTAGERLDATRIMVDGKTSIIRTLIISAVILGIAILIFTDRYLVSMMVKPLARIRQQFRQIAHGDLSHPIEEFGRNCVGQLVPLLSAMQDSLREAVSTIRSGSDNIWRGATEISSGNNDLSSRTEEQAAALEETAASMEQLTATVKLNAENAREASQLADTASETAGKGSTLVSQVVDTMDGIAASSKQIAEITSVINSIAFQTNILALNAAVEAARAGEQGRGFAVVAGEVRNLASRSAGAAKEIETLIGESARRVDQGARLVKETGLTMDAILRGATEVTAIMKQIASASEEQNKGISQVSVAITQMDSVTQQNAALVEQVSAAAVALERQTEDLQRAVQQFRLSANDAQHASTNTVLPAEESVAPKTSKTDEWVAF; this comes from the coding sequence ATGCGTTTGCTGAAAAACTTCACTATTCGTATTGTCATGCTGGCAATACTGGGACTATTTTGCCTGCTTTGGTCGGGCGTGGGGTTATTCAGTCTCCATTCGTTATCCAAAATATCAGAAGGAAATGATATTGACCGCCATCTCGTGCAGCAGATGACGGTCCTCAGCCAGGGGAACGATCAGTACTTTCGCTTCGTAACGCGCTTAAGTCGCGCAGTGGATGTCAAAATTGGCGGCGGAACGCCTGACTTTGGCCCTGCGCAACAATCGCTGGAGGGGATGAGTAAAAAACTCCAGCAGATGAAAACACTGTCTCCGGGACCGATGGATCCTGAAATTGCCGCAGCGGTGCTGACTAAGTGGCAAGCGCTGCTGGATAAAGGTGTAATCCCACAAATGCAGCTGGCGCAACAGGGATCGCTCACTGCCTGGTCAGAGCATGCAAGTACCGTTACACCTGCGCTGAGCCGTGAATTTGGTGCCAGCGCCGAGAGGTTTAATACCACCGCTGGTGAGCGACTGGATGCGACACGAATTATGGTTGATGGCAAAACGTCAATTATTCGCACCTTAATTATCTCCGCCGTTATTCTCGGTATCGCCATCCTTATCTTTACCGACCGCTACCTCGTGTCAATGATGGTGAAACCGCTGGCACGTATTCGCCAGCAGTTCCGCCAGATTGCCCACGGCGACCTCAGTCACCCGATTGAAGAATTTGGCCGTAACTGTGTGGGCCAGTTGGTGCCTTTACTCAGCGCGATGCAGGACAGCCTGCGTGAAGCTGTGAGTACGATTCGCTCAGGCAGCGACAACATCTGGCGTGGCGCAACGGAGATTTCCAGCGGTAATAACGATCTCTCTTCGCGTACTGAAGAGCAGGCCGCAGCGTTGGAAGAGACTGCGGCCAGCATGGAGCAGCTCACCGCCACGGTAAAACTAAACGCCGAAAATGCGCGCGAAGCCAGCCAGCTTGCCGATACGGCATCAGAAACGGCAGGCAAAGGCAGCACGCTGGTTTCGCAAGTGGTCGATACCATGGACGGGATTGCGGCCAGCTCTAAACAGATCGCCGAAATTACCTCGGTCATTAACAGTATTGCGTTCCAGACCAACATTCTGGCCCTCAATGCCGCCGTCGAAGCCGCCAGAGCGGGTGAGCAGGGGCGTGGTTTTGCCGTGGTTGCTGGTGAGGTGCGTAATCTTGCCAGCCGCAGCGCAGGAGCGGCGAAAGAGATTGAGACATTGATTGGCGAATCGGCGCGCCGTGTCGATCAGGGGGCGCGTCTGGTCAAGGAAACCGGATTGACGATGGACGCTATTCTGCGTGGTGCAACCGAAGTGACGGCGATAATGAAGCAAATCGCTTCCGCCTCTGAAGAGCAGAATAAAGGGATCTCGCAAGTGAGTGTGGCGATCACGCAAATGGACAGCGTGACCCAACAGAACGCCGCGCTGGTAGAGCAGGTGTCGGCAGCAGCAGTGGCTCTGGAGCGGCAAACCGAAGATCTACAGCGTGCGGTTCAACAGTTTCGGCTTTCCGCAAACGACGCTCAGCACGCCTCAACCAACACCGTTTTACCCGCCGAAGAAAGCGTAGCGCCTAAAACATCTAAAACGGATGAATGGGTGGCCTTTTAA
- a CDS encoding DUF2623 family protein, translated as MDNHFGKGLMAGLNASSADSARTVANFCADYKRGFVLGFSHRMFERTGDRQLSAWEAGILTRRYGLDKEMVMDFFKENQSSTTIRFFMAGYRLEA; from the coding sequence ATGGACAACCATTTTGGTAAGGGCCTGATGGCCGGATTAAATGCATCAAGTGCGGACAGTGCACGGACAGTGGCGAATTTTTGTGCTGATTATAAGCGCGGCTTTGTGCTGGGTTTTTCACATCGGATGTTTGAAAGAACGGGCGATCGGCAACTCAGTGCGTGGGAAGCAGGGATCCTGACGCGTCGTTACGGGCTGGATAAAGAAATGGTGATGGATTTCTTCAAAGAGAACCAGTCCAGTACAACAATTCGCTTTTTCATGGCCGGCTATCGGCTCGAAGCTTGA
- the hybO gene encoding hydrogenase 2 small subunit, producing MTGDNPLINSNGINRRDFMKLCAALAATMGLSSKAAAEMAESVSRPQRPPVIWIGAQECTGCTESLLRATHPTVENLVLETISLEYHEVLSAAFGHQVEENKHNALEKYKGQYVLVVDGSIPLKDNGIYCMVAGEPIVDHIRKAAEGAAAIIAIGSCAAWGGVAAAGVNPTGAVGLQEVLPGKTIINIPGCPPNPHNFLATVAHIITYGKPPKLDAKNRPTFAYGRLIHEHCERRPHFDAGRFAKEFGDEGHREGWCLYHLGCKGPETYGNCSTLQFCDVGGVWPVAIGHPCYGCNEEGVGFHKGIHQLASVENQTPRSEKPDVNMKEGGNISAGAVGLLGGVVGLVAGVSVMAVRELGRQQKKDNADSRGE from the coding sequence ATGACTGGAGATAACCCTCTCATCAATTCGAACGGCATTAACCGCCGTGATTTCATGAAGCTTTGTGCAGCATTGGCCGCTACCATGGGGCTCAGTAGCAAAGCCGCCGCAGAAATGGCGGAGTCAGTATCCCGCCCTCAGCGCCCACCGGTTATCTGGATTGGTGCTCAGGAGTGTACGGGATGTACTGAATCGCTACTTCGTGCGACACACCCCACAGTGGAAAACCTCGTCCTGGAGACCATCTCTCTGGAATACCATGAGGTGCTTTCCGCCGCCTTCGGCCACCAGGTCGAAGAGAACAAACATAACGCTCTGGAGAAGTATAAAGGGCAGTATGTTCTGGTTGTCGATGGTTCCATCCCACTGAAAGATAATGGTATTTACTGCATGGTCGCCGGTGAGCCCATTGTGGATCATATCCGCAAGGCGGCCGAAGGCGCTGCAGCAATCATTGCTATCGGCTCGTGTGCCGCGTGGGGTGGTGTTGCCGCTGCTGGCGTTAACCCAACGGGTGCCGTCGGCTTGCAGGAAGTTCTGCCAGGCAAAACCATCATCAATATCCCGGGCTGTCCGCCGAACCCGCATAACTTCCTCGCGACTGTCGCACATATCATCACCTACGGTAAGCCGCCGAAGCTGGATGCGAAAAACCGTCCGACATTTGCCTATGGCCGTTTGATTCACGAACATTGCGAACGCCGTCCGCACTTTGATGCTGGCCGTTTTGCTAAAGAGTTCGGCGATGAAGGCCACCGTGAAGGCTGGTGCCTCTACCATTTGGGCTGTAAAGGACCAGAAACCTACGGTAACTGCTCGACCTTGCAGTTCTGCGATGTTGGCGGCGTGTGGCCAGTGGCGATCGGTCACCCTTGCTACGGCTGTAACGAAGAAGGCGTTGGTTTCCATAAAGGTATTCACCAGCTTGCTTCTGTGGAAAACCAAACTCCGCGTTCAGAGAAGCCGGATGTCAACATGAAAGAAGGCGGCAACATTTCTGCTGGGGCTGTTGGGCTGCTGGGTGGCGTAGTCGGACTGGTTGCCGGCGTCAGCGTGATGGCGGTACGTGAACTGGGACGTCAGCAAAAGAAAGATAACGCTGACTCACGGGGAGAATAA
- the hybA gene encoding hydrogenase 2 operon protein HybA, with translation MNRRNFIKAASGGALLLGAAPSVSHAAAENRPPIPGSLGMLYDSTLCVGCQACVTKCQDINFPARNPEGPETWSNNDKLSPYTNNIIQVWRSGTGVNKDQEENGYAYIKKQCMHCVDPNCVSVCPVSALKKDPKTGIVHYDKDVCTGCRYCMVACPYNVPKYDYNNPFGALHKCELCNQKGVERLDKGGLPGCVEVCPAGAVIFGTREELMAEAKKRLALKPGSEYHYPRQTVKAGDTYLHTVPKYYPHLYGEKEGGGTQVLVLTGVPYENLDLPQLADLSTGARSEHVQHTLYKGMMLPLAVLAGLTVLVRRNTKNDHHDGGDDHES, from the coding sequence GTGAACAGACGTAACTTTATTAAAGCAGCTTCTGGCGGAGCATTGCTGTTGGGCGCTGCGCCGTCTGTCAGCCATGCGGCTGCAGAAAACCGTCCGCCGATCCCAGGGTCTCTTGGGATGTTATATGACTCGACGCTGTGCGTTGGCTGTCAGGCCTGTGTCACCAAGTGCCAGGACATCAACTTCCCGGCACGTAATCCTGAAGGACCCGAAACCTGGTCGAACAACGACAAACTGTCACCGTACACCAATAACATCATTCAGGTGTGGCGGAGCGGAACAGGTGTTAACAAAGATCAGGAAGAGAACGGCTACGCATACATTAAGAAACAGTGCATGCACTGTGTCGATCCTAACTGTGTCTCTGTTTGTCCGGTTTCCGCGCTGAAGAAAGATCCGAAAACCGGCATCGTCCATTATGACAAAGATGTCTGTACCGGTTGCCGTTACTGCATGGTCGCCTGCCCGTACAACGTGCCTAAATACGACTACAACAACCCATTTGGTGCGCTCCATAAGTGCGAGCTGTGTAACCAGAAAGGTGTTGAACGTCTCGATAAAGGTGGTTTACCGGGCTGTGTTGAAGTATGTCCTGCAGGTGCGGTGATTTTTGGTACGCGTGAAGAGCTGATGGCTGAGGCGAAAAAACGTCTGGCACTGAAGCCTGGCAGCGAATACCACTATCCGCGTCAGACGGTGAAAGCCGGTGATACCTATCTGCATACGGTGCCGAAATACTATCCGCACTTGTACGGCGAGAAAGAAGGCGGCGGTACGCAGGTATTGGTACTGACGGGTGTTCCTTATGAAAATCTGGATCTCCCACAGCTGGCTGATCTGTCAACCGGTGCGCGTTCTGAGCATGTTCAACACACCCTGTATAAAGGCATGATGCTGCCATTGGCTGTGCTGGCGGGTTTAACCGTGCTGGTTCGTCGTAACACGAAAAACGACCATCACGACGGAGGAGACGATCATGAGTCATGA
- the hybB gene encoding Ni/Fe-hydrogenase cytochrome b subunit, which yields MSHDPKPLGGKIVSKPVIIFGPLIILCMILIVKRLVFGLGSVSDLNGGFPWGVWIAFDLLIGTGFACGGWALAWAVYVFNKGEYHPLVRPALLASLFGYSLGGLSITIDVGRYWNLPYFYIPGHFNVNSVLFETAVCMTIYIGIMALEFAPALFERLGWKVSLKRLNKVMFFIIALGALLPTMHQSSMGSLMISAGNKVHPLWQAYEMLPLFSVLTAFIMGFSIVIFEGSLVQSGLKGNGPDEKSLFIKLTNTISVLLAIFVVLRFGELIYRDKLSYAFAGDFYSAMFWLEVVLMVFPLVVLRITKLRNDSRMLYLSALSALLGCATWRLSYSLVAFNPGGGYHYFPTWEELLISIGFVAIEICAYIVLIRLLPILPPLKQNDQNRHEASKA from the coding sequence ATGAGTCATGATCCTAAACCGCTGGGCGGAAAAATAGTCAGCAAACCGGTCATTATTTTTGGGCCGCTTATCATCCTGTGCATGATCCTCATCGTGAAGCGTCTGGTATTCGGATTGGGTTCAGTCTCCGATCTGAACGGCGGTTTCCCTTGGGGCGTGTGGATCGCGTTTGACCTGTTGATTGGTACCGGTTTCGCCTGTGGCGGCTGGGCGCTGGCCTGGGCCGTCTATGTCTTTAACAAAGGGGAATATCACCCACTGGTGCGTCCTGCTTTGCTGGCGAGCCTGTTTGGTTATTCTCTGGGTGGACTGTCGATCACCATCGACGTAGGTCGTTACTGGAACCTGCCGTATTTCTACATCCCGGGCCACTTCAACGTGAACTCGGTGCTGTTTGAAACGGCGGTCTGTATGACCATCTATATCGGCATCATGGCGCTGGAATTTGCGCCGGCCTTGTTTGAACGTCTGGGGTGGAAAGTTTCCCTCAAGCGTTTGAACAAAGTGATGTTCTTTATTATTGCTCTCGGCGCGCTGCTGCCGACGATGCACCAGTCTTCAATGGGTTCATTGATGATTTCTGCCGGTAATAAGGTCCATCCACTCTGGCAAGCCTATGAAATGCTGCCGCTGTTCTCGGTACTGACTGCCTTCATTATGGGCTTCTCGATCGTGATATTTGAAGGTTCGTTGGTACAAAGCGGCCTGAAAGGTAATGGGCCGGACGAGAAAAGTTTGTTCATCAAGCTGACAAATACGATTAGCGTCTTGCTGGCGATCTTCGTCGTTCTTCGCTTTGGTGAACTGATCTATCGGGACAAGCTGTCGTATGCGTTTGCAGGCGATTTCTACTCAGCCATGTTCTGGCTTGAGGTCGTGCTGATGGTCTTCCCGCTGGTGGTACTGCGTATCACGAAGCTGCGTAATGACTCGCGCATGCTGTATCTGTCTGCGCTGAGCGCATTGCTGGGTTGTGCAACATGGCGTCTGTCTTATTCGCTGGTGGCGTTCAATCCTGGTGGTGGCTACCACTACTTCCCGACCTGGGAAGAACTGTTGATTTCTATTGGTTTTGTGGCTATTGAGATTTGTGCATACATCGTACTCATTCGTCTACTGCCGATACTTCCTCCTTTAAAACAAAACGATCAAAATCGTCATGAGGCGAGCAAAGCATGA
- the hybC gene encoding hydrogenase 2 large subunit, whose protein sequence is MSQRITIDPVTRIEGHLRIDCEIENGVVSKAWASGTMWRGMEEIVKNRDPRDAWMIVQRICGVCTTTHAISSVRAAESALNIDVPVNAQYIRNIILAAHTTHDHIVHFYQLSALDWVDITSALKADPAKASAMLNGVSTWHLNSAEEFTKVQNKIKDLVASGQLGIFANGCWGHPAMQLPPEVNLIAVAHYLQALECQRDANRVVALLGGKTPHIQNLAVGGVANPINLDGLGVLNLERLMYIKSFIDKLSDFVEQVYKVDTAVIAAFYPEWLERGQGAVNYLSAPEFPTDGKNGSFLFPGGYITDADLSTYRPITSHSDEYLIKGIQESAKHAWYKDEAPQAPWEGTTVPDYTGWSDDGKYSWVKAPTFYGKTVEVGPLANMLCKLAAKRESTHAKLNEIIAIYTKLTGKTIEVAQLHSTLGRIIGRTVHCCELQNVLQDQYNALIVNIGKGDHTTFVKPNIPATGEFKGVGFLEAPRGMLSHWMVIKDGIISNYQAVVPSTWNSGPRNFNDEVGPYERSLVGTPIADPNKPLEVVRTIHSFDPCMSCAVHVVDVDGNEVVSVKVL, encoded by the coding sequence ATGAGCCAGAGAATTACTATTGATCCGGTAACCCGTATTGAGGGTCACTTACGTATCGACTGCGAAATCGAAAATGGCGTGGTATCAAAAGCATGGGCTTCCGGCACCATGTGGCGCGGCATGGAAGAGATCGTGAAGAATCGCGATCCGCGTGATGCGTGGATGATTGTGCAGCGTATTTGTGGTGTTTGTACCACGACGCACGCTATCTCTTCTGTGCGTGCGGCAGAAAGCGCACTGAACATTGATGTGCCGGTGAACGCACAGTACATCCGTAACATCATTCTGGCAGCGCATACTACGCATGACCATATCGTTCACTTCTATCAGCTTTCTGCGCTGGACTGGGTGGATATCACTTCCGCACTGAAAGCCGATCCGGCGAAAGCCTCGGCGATGCTGAACGGCGTGTCGACCTGGCACCTGAACAGCGCGGAAGAGTTCACCAAGGTTCAAAACAAGATCAAAGACCTGGTTGCCAGCGGTCAGTTAGGTATTTTTGCTAACGGTTGCTGGGGACACCCGGCAATGCAACTGCCACCGGAAGTGAACCTGATTGCAGTCGCGCACTACCTGCAGGCGCTGGAATGCCAGCGTGATGCTAACCGCGTCGTGGCGCTGCTGGGCGGTAAAACACCGCACATTCAAAACCTGGCAGTAGGTGGGGTCGCAAACCCAATTAACCTCGACGGTCTTGGTGTGCTGAACCTTGAGCGCCTGATGTACATCAAATCCTTCATCGATAAGCTGAGCGATTTTGTTGAGCAGGTTTATAAGGTCGATACCGCGGTTATTGCAGCGTTCTACCCTGAATGGCTGGAACGTGGCCAGGGTGCGGTTAACTACCTGAGCGCACCGGAATTCCCGACTGACGGCAAAAATGGCAGCTTCCTGTTCCCGGGTGGTTACATCACGGATGCAGATCTGTCGACCTATCGTCCGATCACCTCTCACTCTGATGAATACCTGATCAAAGGGATTCAGGAGAGTGCGAAACACGCATGGTACAAAGACGAAGCGCCGCAGGCACCGTGGGAAGGTACAACGGTTCCGGATTACACCGGCTGGTCAGACGATGGCAAATACTCCTGGGTTAAAGCGCCAACCTTCTACGGCAAAACGGTGGAAGTGGGCCCGCTGGCTAATATGCTGTGTAAACTGGCGGCAAAACGCGAGTCTACCCATGCCAAGCTGAATGAAATCATTGCGATTTACACCAAGCTGACCGGTAAAACCATCGAAGTTGCGCAGCTGCATTCGACGCTGGGCCGTATCATTGGTCGTACCGTTCACTGCTGTGAACTGCAGAACGTTCTGCAGGATCAGTACAACGCGTTGATCGTGAACATCGGTAAAGGCGACCACACCACCTTCGTGAAACCGAATATTCCGGCCACCGGCGAATTCAAAGGTGTAGGCTTCCTCGAAGCGCCGCGCGGTATGCTTTCTCACTGGATGGTGATTAAAGACGGCATTATCAGTAACTATCAGGCGGTTGTACCGTCAACCTGGAACTCTGGCCCACGTAACTTTAACGATGAAGTGGGACCGTATGAGCGTTCACTGGTAGGGACTCCGATCGCCGATCCGAACAAACCGCTGGAAGTGGTGCGTACCATTCACTCCTTCGATCCTTGTATGTCATGTGCGGTGCATGTGGTGGACGTTGACGGGAACGAAGTCGTCTCAGTTAAGGTTCTGTAA
- a CDS encoding HyaD/HybD family hydrogenase maturation endopeptidase gives MRILVLGVGNILLTDEAIGVRIVEALEQRYILPDYVDVLDGGTAGMELLGDMANRDHLIIADAIVSRKNTPGTMMVLRDEEIPALFTNKISPHQLGLADVLSALRFTGEFPKKLTLVGVIPESLEPHIGLTPTVEAMIEPALEQVLAALRESGVEAIPREAAHV, from the coding sequence ATGCGGATATTAGTTTTAGGGGTTGGCAATATTTTGCTGACCGACGAAGCCATCGGAGTACGTATCGTTGAGGCATTAGAGCAACGGTACATCCTGCCAGACTATGTTGACGTTCTGGACGGTGGTACGGCAGGGATGGAGCTTCTCGGCGATATGGCGAACAGAGATCATCTGATCATTGCTGACGCCATTGTGTCGAGAAAAAACACGCCAGGAACGATGATGGTCCTACGGGACGAAGAGATCCCGGCGCTGTTTACCAACAAAATCTCTCCGCACCAGCTTGGCCTGGCCGACGTATTGTCGGCCCTGCGTTTCACCGGCGAGTTTCCGAAGAAACTGACCCTGGTCGGCGTTATTCCGGAATCGCTGGAGCCGCATATCGGGCTAACGCCGACGGTTGAAGCCATGATTGAACCTGCGCTTGAGCAGGTTCTCGCTGCGCTGCGGGAATCGGGTGTGGAAGCCATCCCTCGGGAGGCGGCCCATGTCTGA
- the hybE gene encoding hydrogenase-2 assembly chaperone, producing the protein MSEEFLGFQTAPKAQIQAAFEEVAHRSMHDLSFLHPNMPVYVSDFTLFEGQWTGCVITPWMLSALIFPGPDQVWPVRKVSEKIGLRLPYGEMTFTVGELDGVSQYLSCSLMSPLSHSMSAQDGVRLTDDCAKMLLSLPVSDPNAPQLNRRALLLGRRSCENA; encoded by the coding sequence ATGTCTGAGGAGTTTTTAGGCTTTCAGACGGCTCCAAAAGCGCAGATTCAGGCAGCGTTTGAAGAGGTAGCCCACCGTTCGATGCACGATCTCTCGTTCTTACATCCGAACATGCCGGTATATGTCTCTGATTTTACGCTGTTTGAAGGTCAGTGGACGGGGTGTGTGATCACACCCTGGATGCTGAGCGCATTGATTTTCCCGGGGCCAGACCAGGTCTGGCCTGTGCGTAAAGTTAGCGAGAAAATTGGGCTGCGCTTACCGTATGGCGAGATGACATTTACCGTTGGTGAACTGGATGGTGTATCGCAATACTTGTCCTGTTCGCTGATGTCGCCGCTTTCGCACAGCATGTCGGCACAAGATGGTGTCCGCCTGACCGACGATTGCGCAAAAATGTTGTTATCACTGCCGGTTAGCGATCCCAATGCGCCGCAGCTAAATCGCCGCGCGCTGCTGCTGGGTCGTCGGAGTTGTGAAAATGCATGA
- the hypA gene encoding hydrogenase maturation nickel metallochaperone HypA: MHELSLCQSAVEIIQQQAEQHDVKRVTGVWLEIGALSCVEESAVRFSFDIVCQGTVAQGCELHIEYKPAQAWCWDCSQVVEINQHDAQCPRCQGDRLRVESGDSLKVKSIEVE, encoded by the coding sequence ATGCATGAGTTGTCGCTTTGCCAGAGCGCGGTTGAGATTATTCAGCAGCAGGCAGAGCAACACGATGTTAAACGTGTTACCGGCGTTTGGCTGGAAATTGGCGCGCTCTCCTGTGTTGAGGAGAGCGCCGTACGTTTCAGTTTTGACATCGTCTGTCAGGGCACGGTCGCGCAGGGATGTGAGTTGCACATTGAATACAAACCCGCCCAGGCCTGGTGCTGGGATTGCAGTCAGGTTGTGGAAATCAACCAGCATGACGCGCAGTGTCCACGTTGCCAGGGCGATCGTTTGCGGGTTGAAAGCGGCGATTCACTGAAAGTGAAAAGTATTGAAGTCGAATAG
- the hybG gene encoding hydrogenase maturation factor HybG, producing MCIGVPGQVLTVGEDIHQLAQVEVCGIKRDVNIALICEGDTAELVGQWVLVHVGFAMSIIDEDEAKATLDALRRMEYDVTNA from the coding sequence ATGTGTATTGGAGTCCCGGGTCAGGTTCTGACCGTCGGTGAAGATATTCACCAGCTTGCGCAGGTTGAAGTATGCGGTATCAAGCGCGATGTCAACATTGCCTTGATTTGTGAAGGCGATACAGCTGAGCTGGTTGGGCAATGGGTACTGGTGCACGTAGGGTTCGCCATGAGTATCATCGATGAAGATGAAGCCAAAGCCACGTTAGACGCGTTACGCCGCATGGAGTACGACGTCACCAACGCGTGA
- the yghU gene encoding glutathione-dependent disulfide-bond oxidoreductase, which translates to MSDNTYQPAKVWTWDKSNGGAFANINRPVSGATHEKTLPVGKHPLQLYSLGTPNGQKVTIMLEELLAQGVTGVEYDAWIIRIGDGDQFSSGFVEVNPNSKIPALRDYSQNPPVRVFESGSILLYLAEKYGYFLPQDLPKRTETLNWLFWLQGAAPFLGGGFGHFYNYAPVKIEYAINRFTMEAKRLLDVLDKQLAQHQFVAGDEYTIADMAVWPWFGNVVLGNVYDAAEFLDAGSYKHAQRWAKEVAERPAVKRGRIVNRTNGPLNEQLHERHDARDFDTHTEDKRQG; encoded by the coding sequence ATGTCAGACAATACTTATCAGCCCGCGAAAGTCTGGACGTGGGATAAATCTAACGGCGGCGCATTCGCCAACATCAACCGTCCGGTTTCCGGTGCCACCCACGAGAAAACACTGCCTGTCGGCAAGCATCCGCTACAGCTTTATTCGCTGGGTACACCAAACGGACAGAAAGTGACGATTATGCTGGAAGAGCTGCTGGCGCAGGGCGTGACGGGCGTGGAATACGATGCCTGGATTATCCGCATTGGCGATGGCGATCAGTTCTCCAGCGGCTTTGTTGAAGTGAACCCGAACTCGAAGATCCCGGCACTGCGCGACTATTCGCAAAACCCGCCGGTACGTGTATTTGAGTCTGGCTCCATTCTTCTCTATCTGGCGGAAAAGTATGGTTATTTTCTGCCGCAGGATTTACCTAAACGCACCGAAACCCTCAACTGGTTATTCTGGCTACAGGGCGCTGCCCCGTTCCTCGGCGGCGGCTTTGGCCACTTTTACAACTATGCACCAGTGAAGATTGAGTACGCGATCAACCGCTTCACCATGGAAGCCAAGCGTTTACTCGACGTGCTGGATAAGCAACTGGCGCAGCATCAGTTTGTCGCAGGAGATGAATATACCATTGCTGATATGGCCGTCTGGCCGTGGTTTGGCAATGTGGTGCTGGGTAATGTCTACGACGCGGCAGAATTCCTTGATGCGGGAAGCTACAAGCACGCTCAACGTTGGGCAAAAGAGGTAGCAGAGCGTCCAGCGGTGAAGCGTGGGCGGATTGTGAACCGCACTAACGGGCCGCTGAACGAACAGCTTCATGAACGCCATGACGCCCGCGACTTCGATACCCATACCGAAGATAAACGTCAGGGTTAA